A stretch of the Capsicum annuum cultivar UCD-10X-F1 chromosome 8, UCD10Xv1.1, whole genome shotgun sequence genome encodes the following:
- the LOC107840557 gene encoding uncharacterized protein LOC107840557 isoform X1 yields MEELDPVELLSYLEGILESDPLIDEIGFIHPSHFASLNEDIGTPSTSVGSVQKKTSGTLFWGRDHKLGISTNVLFPLYVAAKNAFLEAYKNYKVHHRDDKNASSCSSSSPLSLESELMKHSRALLLLSCDFGTAWNSRKLVLSKKQSLSMFMNELIFSSVVLSHSPKSEQTWSQRRWVVKMIAGNCSNLREIMERESELVKKLAERSKMNYRAWYHRCWLVSYMSEEQMLQEFNKSREWAGLHVADNSCFHYRARLMLRLFKESQHSQDQDASFDPELHELLKDEFDWVEKLIKRYVGREALWLHRRFLSTCWIRYFACGDHNRTLPSNPRNIRTVDIDMFIDNELELFCSCTILPDSDFEDYQAQATFAATYMVWLKTQLSGALAIDIQKMETSRLKSLLTNVCPEKSLLWNSLPELCEST; encoded by the exons ATGGAGGAGCTTGATCCGGTGGAGCTTCTAAGTTATTTAGAGGGCATATTGGAGTCCGATCCTCTCAT TGATGAAATAGGTTTCATTCACCCATCCCATTTTGCTTCATTGAATGAAGATATAGGCACTCCTTCAACATCTGTTGGCTCTGTGCAAAAAAAAACTTCTGGGACACTTTTCTGGGGTAGGGATCACAAGCTAGGCATCTCAACCAACGTTCTCTTTCCACTTTATGTTGCGGCCAAAAATGCATTTCTGGAagcatataaaaattataaagtgCACCATAGAGATGATAAAAATGCTTCAAGCTGCTCCTCATCTTCTCCACTTAGTCTCGAAAGTGAATTGATGAAGCACAGCAGGGCACTATTGCTTCTAAGTTGTGATTTTGGAACAGCATGGAATTCCAG gaagCTAGTTTTGTCAAAGAAGCAATCTCTTTCCATGTTCATGAATGAGCTCATCTTTTCATCTGTGGTTCTTTCTCATTCACCTAAAAGTGAGCAAACATGGAGCCAAAG GAGGTGGGTGGTCAAGATGATTGCTGGAAATTGTTCAAATCTGCGAGAGATTATGGAAAGAGAATCCGAGTTAGTGAAAAAACTGGCTGAG AGATCAAAGATGAATTATCGTGCATGGTATCACCGTTGCTGGTTAGTTTCCTACATGTCAGAGGAACAG ATGCTGCAGGAGTTTAACAAGTCGCGGGAGTGGGCTGGCCTCCATGTTGCTGATAACTCTTGCTTTCATTACCGTGCA CGCTTGATGCTTCGGCTGTTTAAAGAATCACAACATAGCCAGGATCAAGATGCTAGCTTTGATCCAGAACTGCATGAATTATTgaag GATGAATTTGACTGGGTGGAGAAGTTGATAAAACGTTATGTGGGGAGAGAG GCGTTGTGGCTTCATCGCCGCTTCCTCTCGACTTGTTGGATAAGATATTTTGCATGTGGTGATCATAATAGAACCTTGCCTTCTAACCCGAGAAACATCCGGACCGTCGACATTGACATGTTCATAGACAATGAATTAGAACTATTTTGTTCCTGTACAATTCTACCTGACAGTGACTTTGAGGACTATCAAGCTCAAGCAACCTTTGCTGCTACTTATATGGTGTGGCTCAAAACG CAATTATCAGGGGCTCTGGCGATCGATATTCAAAAGATGGAAACAAGCAGACTGAAGTCACTCCTGACTAATGTATGCCCAGAAAAGAGCTTACTTTGGAATTCTTTGCCTGAGCTATGTGAAAGCACATAA
- the LOC107840557 gene encoding uncharacterized protein LOC107840557 isoform X2, translating into MEELDPVELLSYLEGILESDPLIDEIGFIHPSHFASLNEDIGTPSTSVGSVQKKTSGTLFWGRDHKLGISTNVLFPLYVAAKNAFLEAYKNYKVHHRDDKNASSCSSSSPLSLESELMKHSRALLLLSCDFGTAWNSRKLVLSKKQSLSMFMNELIFSSVVLSHSPKSEQTWSQRRWVVKMIAGNCSNLREIMERESELVKKLAERSKMNYRAWYHRCWLVSYMSEEQMLQEFNKSREWAGLHVADNSCFHYRARLMLRLFKESQHSQDQDASFDPELHELLKDEFDWVEKLIKRYVGREALWLHRRFLSTCWIRYFACGDHNRTLPSNPRNIRTVDIDMFIDNELELFCSCTILPDSDFEDYQAQATFAATYMQLSGALAIDIQKMETSRLKSLLTNVCPEKSLLWNSLPELCEST; encoded by the exons ATGGAGGAGCTTGATCCGGTGGAGCTTCTAAGTTATTTAGAGGGCATATTGGAGTCCGATCCTCTCAT TGATGAAATAGGTTTCATTCACCCATCCCATTTTGCTTCATTGAATGAAGATATAGGCACTCCTTCAACATCTGTTGGCTCTGTGCAAAAAAAAACTTCTGGGACACTTTTCTGGGGTAGGGATCACAAGCTAGGCATCTCAACCAACGTTCTCTTTCCACTTTATGTTGCGGCCAAAAATGCATTTCTGGAagcatataaaaattataaagtgCACCATAGAGATGATAAAAATGCTTCAAGCTGCTCCTCATCTTCTCCACTTAGTCTCGAAAGTGAATTGATGAAGCACAGCAGGGCACTATTGCTTCTAAGTTGTGATTTTGGAACAGCATGGAATTCCAG gaagCTAGTTTTGTCAAAGAAGCAATCTCTTTCCATGTTCATGAATGAGCTCATCTTTTCATCTGTGGTTCTTTCTCATTCACCTAAAAGTGAGCAAACATGGAGCCAAAG GAGGTGGGTGGTCAAGATGATTGCTGGAAATTGTTCAAATCTGCGAGAGATTATGGAAAGAGAATCCGAGTTAGTGAAAAAACTGGCTGAG AGATCAAAGATGAATTATCGTGCATGGTATCACCGTTGCTGGTTAGTTTCCTACATGTCAGAGGAACAG ATGCTGCAGGAGTTTAACAAGTCGCGGGAGTGGGCTGGCCTCCATGTTGCTGATAACTCTTGCTTTCATTACCGTGCA CGCTTGATGCTTCGGCTGTTTAAAGAATCACAACATAGCCAGGATCAAGATGCTAGCTTTGATCCAGAACTGCATGAATTATTgaag GATGAATTTGACTGGGTGGAGAAGTTGATAAAACGTTATGTGGGGAGAGAG GCGTTGTGGCTTCATCGCCGCTTCCTCTCGACTTGTTGGATAAGATATTTTGCATGTGGTGATCATAATAGAACCTTGCCTTCTAACCCGAGAAACATCCGGACCGTCGACATTGACATGTTCATAGACAATGAATTAGAACTATTTTGTTCCTGTACAATTCTACCTGACAGTGACTTTGAGGACTATCAAGCTCAAGCAACCTTTGCTGCTACTTATATG CAATTATCAGGGGCTCTGGCGATCGATATTCAAAAGATGGAAACAAGCAGACTGAAGTCACTCCTGACTAATGTATGCCCAGAAAAGAGCTTACTTTGGAATTCTTTGCCTGAGCTATGTGAAAGCACATAA
- the LOC107840560 gene encoding putative ribosome biogenesis protein C8F11.04, translating to MESPPPSAASAAATKVSRSTVEKAVNALLKWKDSKSKIQKPQLLPQDDFIYLNLTLKKIPPKPRTNAYRIPFPHPLHDASAELCLIIDDRPNSKLTSEAAKKIVKAQNIPVTKVIRLSKLKTNYKPFEAKRKLCDSYDLFLVDRRIVHLLPKLLGKQFFKKKKLPLPLDLTHKNWKEQVERACASGLFYLRTGTCCMMRVGKGSMESEQIVDNVVEAIKGVVQVVPKKWGGVRSLHLRLSDSLALPLYQTLPDIKLKIQGFKEKETEDRVEEVTDGLVEVKESSEKAEEGSGKKKRKNKGRIHEVNYMDFDAGIDELGSDDDDDDVGNDVENVGNNEEENSDEDVEESEDVEVEKVKKGKAKKGSILSESNGEKMAKKLKRTEEQKKSKLSLKDGKKKKKKKGSELEKKLKDGSAKAKSKRSKIRT from the coding sequence ATGGAGTCTCCTCCACCCTCCGCCGCCTCGGCCGCCGCCACAAAGGTTTCTCGGTCCACCGTAGAGAAGGCGGTAAACGCTCTTCTCAAATGGAAAGATTCTAAATCGAAAATCCAAAAGCCCCAATTACTCCCACAAGATGATTTCATCTACCTTAACCTCACTCTCAAGAAAATACCACCAAAGCCTCGTACCAATGCATATCGAATCCCTTTCCCTCACCCGCTTCACGACGCTTCCGCGGAACTCTGCCTTATCATTGATGACAGACCAAATTCAAAGCTCACTTCAGAGGCCGCGAAAAAGATTGTTAAAGCTCAAAACATACCGGTTACCAAAGTCATCAGGCTTTCGAAACTTAAGACTAATTACAAACCCTTTGAAGCGAAAAGAAAACTTTGTGATTCGTATGATCTTTTCTTGGTCGATAGAAGGATTGTTCATTTGCTTCCTAAGCTCTTAGGGAAGCagtttttcaagaaaaagaagtTGCCTTTGCCGTTAGATTTGACGCATAAGAATTGGAAGGAGCAAGTGGAGAGGGCTTGTGCGTCGGGGTTGTTTTATTTGAGAACGGGGACTTGTTGTATGATGAGGGTTGGTAAGGGTTCGATGGAGAGTGAACAGATTGTTGACAATGTGGTTGAAGCAATAAAGGGTGTTGTTCAGGTGGTTCCGAAGAAATGGGGTGGTGTGAGAAGCTTGCATTTGAGGCTTTCTGATTCTTTGGCATTGCCATTGTATCAAACGTTGCCCGATATCAAACTCAAGATTCAGGGGTTTAAGGAGAAAGAAACCGAGGATAGAGTTGAAGAAGTGACTGATGGTTTGGTTGAGGTTAAGGAAAGTAGCGAGAAAGCTGAGGAGGGGTCAGGGAAGAAGAAGCGGAAGAATAAAGGAAGAATTCATGAAGTTAATTACATGGACTTTGACGCTGGTATAGATGAATTGGgaagtgatgatgatgatgatgatgtcgGTAATGATGTAGAAAATGTTGGTAATAATGAAGAGGAAAATAGTGATGAAGACGTTGAGGAGAGTGAGGATGTTGAAGTTGAGAAAGTGAAAAAGGGGAAAGCTAAGAAGGGTAGTATTCTGAGTGAGTCAAATGGTGAAAAGATGgcaaaaaagttgaaaagaaCTGAGGAACAAAAGAAAAGTAAGTTGTCTTTGAAAGatggaaagaagaagaagaagaagaagggttCCGAGCTTGAGAAAAAGCTGAAGGATGGGTCAGCGAAGGCAAAGAgtaagagaagcaagataagaaCATAA
- the LOC107840558 gene encoding pentatricopeptide repeat-containing protein At3g49740-like codes for MGRVKDADELFEKIPEKNVVIWSIMVHGYSKNGLHKKSVECFTSMRNAGLVPNSFTIVGVLVGISGLKDLILGQLVHGLIVKLGWEDNSFVGTSLLEVYAKCGNVTDSCKIFEDIKCEGLVPWNAMISAFVYNGLIEEAFLLFNRSRKYGLFPNSMTVMALTQSCVAMGSKCLFESVHAMVIKFGLVSDTQVNNSLLFLYSSLMELPAAWEIFDTMEEKDVISWSTMMSLLLHLEYASDATKLFFHMRVSGVDYDHLILMNLISACGILGNLKMGKSVHAQVITHGFGSELPLLNAMITMYARCEDLNSARTVFDHSTMKSMVSWTSIISGLLHNGRQREALDMFIRFKMEESFLTDSVLLVSALTAAGEMVAPELCMQLHCHTIKTGLTNYRSIQNCLITTYSNCGDVELANNVFVRMGSLRDIVSWNSIINGYGINGHGEAALSLFHEFRESGGTPDSATYLSILSACSHSGLASDGLLIFSRIIEENRIRVSAEHYGCIADLLARAGYLPYLPDVSSLLDGDGKTLWKGMLNACARNSDLKLAEFAARKFHEQIKKDPGQLVLLSNLYASVGRFKDAEALRLSMDTQKLIKVPGFSNLTGDL; via the coding sequence ATGGGAAGAGTTAAAGATGCAGATGAGCTGTTTGAGAAAATACCTGAAAAGAATGTTGTTATTTGGTCCATCATGGTCCATGGATATTCTAAAAATGGTTTACACAAAAAATCAGTCGAATGTTTCACCTCAATGAGAAATGCTGGTTTAGTGCCTAACTCATTTACCATTGTGGGTGTTCTTGTTGGGATCTCAGGATTGAAGGACTTAATACTTGGACAATTAGTACATGGACTGATAGTGAAGTTGGGGTGGGAAGATAATTCATTTGTGGGCACTTCCCTTCTAGAGGTTTATGCAAAGTGTGGAAATGTAACGGATTCTTGCAAGATTTTTGAGGACATAAAATGTGAAGGTTTGGTTCCATGGAATGCAATGATCAGTGCATTTGTATATAATGGACTCATTGAAGAGGCTTTCTTGTTATTTAATAGGTCTAGGAAGTATGGTTTGTTTCCTAACTCAATGACGGTTATGGCGTTGACGCAGAGTTGTGTGGCTATGGGATCCAAGTGTCTGTTTGAATCAGTTCATGCCATGGTTATTAAGTTTGGTCTTGTGTCTGATACACAGGTCAACAATTCACTTCTTTTTCTGTATTCAAGTTTGATGGAGTTACCTGCTGCTTGGGAGATTTTCGATACAATGGAGGAGAAAGATGTCATCAGTTGGTCAACGATGATGAGTTTACTGCTTCACCTAGAATATGCTTCAGATGCTACAAAGCTTTTCTTCCATATGAGAGTTTCTGGGGTTGATTATGATCACCTCATCCTAATGAATCTCATTTCAGCTTGTGGAATTTTGGGCAACTTGAAGATGGGAAAATCTGTTCATGCTCAAGTAATAACTCATGGTTTTGGATCAGAGCTTCCTTTACTTAATGCCATGATTACCATGTATGCAAGATGCGAGGACTTGAATTCTGCAAGAACCGTGTTTGATCACTCAACCATGAAGAGTATGGTATCATGGACATCTATCATTTCAGGACTTTTGCATAATGGAAGGCAGAGGGAGGCACTAGATATGTTCATTCGGTTTAAAATGGAAGAAAGTTTCTTAACTGATTCGGTTCTTCTGGTGAGTGCACTAACTGCTGCTGGTGAAATGGTTGCTCCAGAACTCTGCATGCAGCTCCATTGCCATACTATAAAAACAGGGCTTACAAACTATAGAAGTATACAAAATTGCCTCATAACAACCTACTCGAACTGTGGGGATGTTGAACTTGCAAACAATGTTTTTGTGCGAATGGGATCTCTTCGTGATATTGTATCATGGAATTCTATTATAAACGGGTATGGTATCAATGGCCATGGAGAAGCTGCTCTCTCCCTGTTCCATGAGTTCAGAGAGAGTGGAGGAACACCTGATAGTGCTACTTACTTGAGCATTTTGAGTGCTTGTAGTCATTCAGGATTGGCAAGTGATGGTTTGTTGATTTTCAGTCGGATAATAGAAGAAAATAGAATTAGAGTTAGCGCAGAACATTATGGTTGTATAGCTGATTTGCTTGCTCGGGCAGGTTACTTGCCTTACTTGCCTGATGTAAGTTCACTCTTGGATGGAGATGGTAAGACTCTTTGGAAGGGTATGTTGAACGCATGTGCACGTAATAGTGATTTAAAATTAGCAGAATTTGCTGCAAGAAAGTTTCATGAGCAGATTAAAAAGGATCCTGGTCAACTTGTACTACTCTCAAATCTTTATGCATCAGTTGGGAGATTTAAAGATGCAGAAGCCTTGAGGTTGAGCATGGACACacagaaattgataaaagttccAGGATTCAGTAATCTCACTGGAGATCTATAG
- the LOC107840559 gene encoding protein EARLY-RESPONSIVE TO DEHYDRATION 7, chloroplastic codes for MSSQNPPKLYPQVIDSNPESSSPFLTNTQKNPSSSMYPTIDMKDLAENLFPETENNQQPNQDSNFVSLEQVLVKIPGAIVHLIDKECSVVLASGEFEIVQLKQGENVVAVLARVGDQIQWPLAKDEPAVKLDESHYFFTLTVPSEANDEDGYTENLLNYGLTIASKGQEKVLKELDSVLEKYSAFRVEKVKKDKGVVEKWWMTPKDVSPEEMEKKKEDMERSSAAYWTTLAPNVEDYSSSIARMIAAGSGQLIKGILWCGDVTVDRLKWGNDVLMKRMGKGTNSEISPEAMRRMKRVKKMTKMSEKVATGILSGVVKVSGFFTSSIANSKAGQRFFSLLPGEIVLASLDGFNKVCDAVEVAGKNVMSTTSVVTTGLVQQRHGDQAAQMTRDGFDAAGHALGTAWAVFKIRKALNPKGAVKPTTVAKAAAQANLAKLKSKQK; via the exons ATGTCTTCTCAAAATCCTCCCAAATTATACccacaagtcattgattctaacCCAGAATCATCTTCTCCATTTCTTACAAATACCCAAAAGAACCCTTCAAGTTCTATGTATCCAACTattgatatgaaagatctagCAGAAAATCTATTCCCAGAAACTGAAAACAATCAACAACCTAATCAAGATTCCAACTTTGTGTCACTTGAACAAGTGCTTGTCAAAATCCCAGGTGCGATTGTTCATTTGATTGATAAAGAATGTAGCGTCGTGCTTGCTAGTGGTGAATTCGAGATTGTTCAATTGAAACAGGGGGAGAATGTTGTTGCTGTCCTTGCACGTGTTGGTGATCAAATCCAATGGCCATTAGCGAAAGATGAACCTGCTGTTAAGCTTGATGAGTCTCATTACTTCTTCACTCTTACTGTACCTTCTGAAGCAAATGATGAAGATGGATATACAGAGAATTTGCTTAACTATGGGTTGACCATAGCATCGAAAGGGCAAGAAAAGGTGTTAAAGGAATTAGATTCAGTATTGGAGAAGTACAGTGCATTTAGAGTTGAGAAGGTGAAGAAGGATAAAGGGGTTGTAGAGAAATGGTGGATGACACCAAAAGATGTTTCACCAGAAGAAATGGAGAAGAAAAAGGAGGATATGGAGAGGAGCTCGGCGGCGTACTGGACAACTTTGGCTCCGAATGTAGAGGATTATAGTAGTAGTATTGCAAGAATGATTGCAGCCGGGTCGGGTCAGTTGATCAAGGGGATATTATGGTGTGGAGATGTTACTGTGGATAGGTTGAAATGGGGGAATGATGTGTTGATGAAGAGAATGGGGAAAGGGACCAACTCTGAGATTAGCCCTGAGGCTATGAGGAGGATGAAAAG GGTGAAGAAGATGACAAAAATGTCGGAGAAAGTGGCAACTGGTATACTCTCAGGAGTTGTGAAGGTTTCTGGATTCTTCACAAGTTCTATTGCAAACTCTAAAGCTGGACAGAGATTCTTTAGCCTTCTTCCAGGAGAAATTGTTCTTGCTTCCTTGGATGGATTCA ACAAGGTTTGTGATGCCGTTGAAGTGGCGGGAAAGAATGTGATGTCAACAACCTCAGTCGTGACTACTGGTCTTGTTCAACAGAG GCATGGTGATCAGGCTGCGCAGATGACACGTGATGGATTTGATGCTGCAGGGCATGCACTAGGGACTGCCTGGGCTGTGTTTAAGATAAGAAAAGCCCTCAATCCAAAGGGTGCTGTCAAGCCTACAACAGTTGCAAAAGCTGCTGCTCAAGCTAACCTTGCTAAGTTGAAGAGCAAGCAGAAGTGA
- the LOC107840561 gene encoding proteasome subunit alpha type-7, which produces MARYDRAITVFSPDGHLFQVEYAMEAVRKGNAAVGVRGTDTVVLGVEKKSTPKLQDSRSVRKIVNLDDHIALACAGLKADARVLVNKARIECQSHKLTVEDPVTVEYITRYIAGLQQKYTQSGGVRPFGLSTLIIGFDPHTGVPSLYQTDPSGTFSAWKANATGRNSNSIREFLEKNYKETSGQETVKLAIRALLEVVESGGKNIEVALMTKEHGLRQLEEAEIDAVVAEIEAEKAAAEAAKKAQPKET; this is translated from the exons ATGGCTAGATACGACAGAGCGATCACAGTATTCTCACCGGACGGCCACTTATTCCAAGTGGAGTACGCCATGGAAGCCGTACGCAAAGGTAACGCTGCAGTTGGTGTACGTGGCACTGACACTGTTGTACTTGGTGTTGAGAAGAAGTCTACTCCTAAGCTTCAAGACTCCAG GTCAGTGAGAAAGATAGTAAATCTAGATGATCACATTGCATTGGCCTGTGCTGGGCTGAAAGCAGATGCACGGGTCCTTGTGAATAAGGCACGCATTGAGTGTCAGAGTCATAAACTTACGGTTGAAGATCCTGTTACCGTTGAGTATATAACTCGTTACATTGCTGGTCTTCAGCAAAAGTACACTCAAAGTGGTGGGGTAAGGCCATTTGGTCTATCCACCTTGATCATTGGTTTTGACCCACACACAGGTGTCCCCTCACTTTATCAAACAGATCCATCGGGTACATTCTCAGCTTGGAAAGCCAATGCGACTGGTAGAAACTCCAACTCTATTCGGGAGTTCTTGGAGAAGAATTACAAAGAAACATCTGGCCAGGAAACTGTGAAACTAGCAATTCGTGCTTTGCTTGAA GTTGTTGAGAGTGGTGGAAAAAACATTGAAGTTGCACTGATGACAAAAGAGCATGGGCTTAGGCAACTTGAGGAAGCTGAAATTGATGCCGTTGTTGCTGAGATCGAAGCAGAGAAAGCAGCTGCAGAAGCAGCTAAAAAGGCCCAGCCGAAAGAAACCTAG